The following proteins are co-located in the Streptomyces sp. DT2A-34 genome:
- a CDS encoding DUF6886 family protein, whose translation MRPEPGQVLHFSEDPTITRFVPRVSPTSKDQGAFVWAVDAVRAPDYWFPKQCPRAMAWVTPNTSPSDRERIIGPGGGDRVHAIEYDWLEEIRNVRLYAYRFDSKPFRPIGEPVPRAHVAEEPIEPLGPPEPVGDLLALHAESGIQLRVLDILWPYWETVISSTCGFNGIRLRNSLGHPAHRPEARPRMLLGQARSGGGAVERRREESAAQRGEL comes from the coding sequence ATGCGGCCAGAACCTGGACAGGTACTGCACTTCTCCGAGGACCCCACCATCACCCGCTTCGTCCCGCGCGTCTCCCCGACGTCGAAGGACCAGGGGGCCTTCGTCTGGGCCGTCGATGCGGTCCGTGCCCCCGACTACTGGTTCCCCAAGCAGTGCCCTCGGGCAATGGCTTGGGTGACGCCCAACACGTCCCCGTCGGACCGCGAGCGGATCATCGGCCCGGGCGGGGGCGATCGAGTGCACGCGATCGAGTACGACTGGTTGGAGGAGATCCGCAATGTTCGCCTCTATGCCTACCGGTTCGACTCCAAGCCCTTCCGCCCCATCGGAGAGCCCGTCCCGCGCGCCCACGTCGCGGAGGAACCCATCGAGCCGCTGGGGCCACCCGAGCCCGTTGGTGACCTCCTCGCCCTGCACGCCGAGTCCGGCATCCAGTTGAGGGTTCTGGACATCCTGTGGCCGTACTGGGAGACCGTCATCTCCAGTACCTGCGGGTTCAACGGCATCCGGCTGCGTAACTCCCTCGGGCATCCCGCACACCGGCCCGAGGCCCGACCGCGAATGCTTCTCGGCCAAGCGCGTTCCGGCGGAGGTGCTGTGGAAAGGCGGCGAGAGGAGAGCGCAGCACAACGCGGGGAGTTGTAG
- a CDS encoding EcsC family protein produces the protein MSAYEGQVWDTLNEHWQRRNNRRGLPNWASAALGRTGEVAGNAARRVTDAVPEAVKEPIRRAGDAVADKAMQPALAGAAALLELVNDWAMELNDPKNVEKLARKRGFEIDSFTELQQQDLKVCDRLLTRNTLKWRTTGALEGGAMGLLAMVPVAGIPVAMTADILVVQVLSASIAARIAYSYGYDAKDPKEQDFIQRLVQRSFMAQAAKAKPLRDAARAADAVKGRIRWSQKLRQDHRLLAALEKLMQQLGPAGSRVPVQNVAKVVPFVGVLIGAGMNSAVLGRVAADAQRYCQTRFLCDKYGLPLPAALATDPDDDPQTDAT, from the coding sequence ATGAGCGCATACGAGGGGCAGGTATGGGACACGCTCAACGAGCACTGGCAGCGCCGCAACAACCGCCGTGGCCTGCCGAACTGGGCGAGCGCCGCGCTCGGTCGCACCGGTGAGGTTGCGGGAAACGCCGCGAGACGGGTCACGGACGCTGTTCCAGAAGCGGTCAAGGAACCGATCCGTCGCGCAGGAGACGCGGTCGCCGACAAGGCCATGCAACCGGCGCTCGCAGGCGCGGCAGCGTTGCTCGAACTGGTCAACGACTGGGCCATGGAACTCAACGACCCGAAGAACGTCGAGAAGCTCGCCCGCAAGCGAGGCTTCGAAATCGACAGTTTCACCGAACTACAGCAGCAGGACCTCAAGGTCTGCGACCGGCTGCTGACCCGCAACACCCTCAAGTGGCGGACCACCGGCGCCCTCGAAGGCGGCGCCATGGGCCTGCTGGCCATGGTCCCCGTTGCCGGCATACCCGTCGCGATGACAGCGGACATCCTCGTCGTCCAAGTCCTGAGCGCGTCGATAGCAGCGCGCATCGCGTACTCCTACGGCTACGACGCCAAAGACCCCAAGGAGCAGGACTTCATCCAACGCCTGGTACAGCGGTCCTTCATGGCACAGGCGGCCAAAGCCAAGCCTTTGCGTGATGCCGCACGGGCGGCCGACGCGGTCAAGGGACGCATACGGTGGTCACAGAAGCTCCGCCAGGACCACCGCCTCCTGGCCGCCCTTGAGAAGTTGATGCAGCAGCTGGGCCCGGCCGGCTCCAGAGTGCCAGTTCAAAACGTCGCAAAAGTCGTGCCGTTCGTGGGCGTCCTCATCGGTGCCGGCATGAATTCCGCCGTCCTCGGCAGGGTGGCTGCCGACGCCCAGCGGTACTGCCAGACTCGATTCCTGTGTGACAAGTACGGGCTGCCGCTGCCGGCCGCACTGGCGACCGACCCGGACGACGACCCTCAGACCGACGCCACGTAG
- the ltrA gene encoding group II intron reverse transcriptase/maturase — MSRTTPVLSMNGPSGDAEFWASIDWRSEEESVKRLRQRIYRAARKGNLKQVRNLQKLMLRSRANALTSVRRVTQQSTGKKAAGIDGIVALTPEKRGQMARRTLTSPTSAAKPVKRVYIPKATGKTRPLGIPVIQDRVNQARVKNALEPEWEARFEGRSYGFRPGRGCQDAIQAIFTVAAKKRSKRLWVLDADLSAAFDRISHDHLMDSIGLFPGRRQIQGWLRAGVMEQGVYAHTTEGTPQGGVVSPLLLNIALHGMGNAIGANLPQGGMKKKHSPALIRYADDFVALCATEEEAWDLKTKLTDWLEPRGLAFNIEKTRAVHLEEGFDFLGFNIRRYKGKMLIKPSEDAVRRVKEKIKDTIRAYRGLPAERLVGALAPLVRGWSTYYRHVVSTKIFKRLDDFMYKALRRWAHYCHPNKTSRWIRERYWGQFEEGRGDRWVFGSRAKRLPKFAWTKIVRHVIVKGDASRDDPELESYWRSRSRKRLPEIESKRILTLAARQKGLCTRCGQDLIEGAGYDPDDVNDWARWFTARYRGIHVHHLTYRSAGGSHRLSNLEVVHTLCHQQLHAVDRKKNTKSERP; from the coding sequence TTGTCCCGTACGACGCCAGTCCTCTCGATGAACGGACCTTCGGGCGACGCTGAATTCTGGGCCAGCATCGACTGGCGATCAGAGGAAGAGTCTGTAAAGCGACTGCGCCAGCGGATCTACAGGGCTGCGAGGAAGGGTAATCTGAAGCAAGTCCGCAATCTGCAAAAGCTCATGCTGCGATCCAGGGCGAATGCCTTGACAAGCGTTCGTCGGGTGACTCAGCAGAGTACTGGCAAGAAGGCAGCGGGCATCGATGGGATTGTGGCACTGACCCCGGAGAAGCGCGGGCAAATGGCAAGGAGAACTCTCACCTCGCCAACTTCCGCCGCGAAGCCCGTTAAGCGCGTGTACATCCCGAAGGCCACCGGAAAGACCCGGCCGCTCGGAATCCCCGTCATTCAGGATCGCGTCAACCAGGCAAGGGTGAAGAATGCCCTGGAGCCGGAGTGGGAAGCGCGTTTCGAAGGGCGGAGCTACGGATTCCGTCCCGGCCGCGGTTGCCAAGACGCGATTCAGGCGATCTTCACGGTGGCTGCCAAGAAGCGCTCCAAGCGGCTCTGGGTCCTCGACGCAGATCTGTCGGCAGCCTTCGACCGCATCAGTCACGACCACCTCATGGACTCGATCGGCCTGTTCCCAGGCCGGCGGCAGATCCAGGGTTGGCTCCGGGCTGGGGTCATGGAGCAGGGTGTCTATGCACATACGACTGAAGGCACGCCCCAAGGTGGTGTCGTGAGTCCGCTGTTGCTGAACATTGCCCTGCATGGGATGGGAAATGCTATTGGTGCCAACCTGCCACAGGGCGGCATGAAGAAGAAGCATTCCCCGGCTCTCATTCGGTACGCTGACGATTTCGTGGCGCTCTGCGCCACGGAAGAGGAGGCATGGGATCTTAAGACCAAATTGACGGATTGGCTGGAACCGAGAGGACTCGCCTTCAATATCGAGAAGACGCGCGCCGTCCACCTCGAAGAAGGTTTCGACTTTCTCGGATTCAATATTCGTCGATACAAGGGCAAGATGCTCATTAAGCCGAGTGAGGACGCAGTTCGACGTGTCAAGGAGAAGATCAAGGACACCATCCGCGCCTATCGCGGATTACCAGCGGAACGGCTGGTTGGTGCCCTCGCTCCTTTGGTGCGAGGTTGGTCGACTTACTACCGACATGTTGTCTCGACAAAGATCTTCAAACGGCTTGACGACTTCATGTATAAGGCTTTGCGGCGATGGGCGCACTATTGCCATCCCAATAAGACCAGCCGATGGATTCGGGAAAGATACTGGGGTCAGTTCGAGGAAGGTCGAGGTGACAGGTGGGTGTTTGGCTCTCGGGCTAAGCGTCTGCCAAAGTTCGCCTGGACCAAAATTGTCCGGCACGTCATCGTCAAGGGAGACGCCTCCCGAGATGATCCGGAGCTGGAGAGCTACTGGAGAAGTCGATCCCGGAAGCGGCTACCCGAGATTGAATCGAAGCGGATTCTAACTCTGGCGGCCCGCCAGAAGGGACTGTGTACCAGATGTGGACAGGACCTGATCGAAGGCGCGGGGTACGACCCCGACGATGTTAACGATTGGGCAAGGTGGTTCACAGCCCGATATCGGGGCATCCACGTGCACCACCTGACTTACCGCAGCGCGGGCGGCTCACACCGCCTCAGCAACCTGGAGGTCGTACACACGCTATGTCATCAACAACTCCACGCAGTGGACCGCAAGAAGAACACCAAGTCCGAGCGGCCGTAG
- a CDS encoding LacI family DNA-binding transcriptional regulator, translating to MSHEFAREEDVDAHAPHRRGGEAQRAAAEADDKGGRGDGRDPALGQGTFGEYANRWYEAQDLAASTMQNYKRHIEEHLLPEFEDKALADIRRTDVGLWEKKERAVYAASSVKTWRSTLHVIFEDAIDEGLITTNPAARRRGRGKRAGHSRYRGPEKVVTDALGILLTAERAALLSGRDDEFVAVVLKGYTGMRWGEIVGLETEFARPGSVRVEWQLYELDTGELVRCPPKDDSYRSIDAMDWLSALVANHVARTKPKPCPCHGKTYVFRGQGTTRIDGHRGAKLVDVALRAEVSTGTVSNVLNHPDRVTEAKRVRVEQAIADLGFVRGGAVSDHSAHWRRNGFATWLFTPAVSGWYPKKAPQEARPVPLLGEPWPGVPTRGRGAGDRAEACWLPIAKGLTPHGLRHTHRTVMEDMGTEKVLMDQRMGHIDGSVSARYAHVTPGMRKRLMLGLTEQWETALDARLALCPTSPVRVLNDLLRERASMARSPRHRSVSCGRSRWRGSARRCCWGSQ from the coding sequence ATGAGCCATGAGTTCGCGCGGGAGGAGGACGTAGATGCCCACGCTCCGCATCGCCGGGGAGGGGAGGCGCAACGGGCGGCGGCCGAGGCCGATGACAAGGGCGGGCGCGGCGACGGGCGCGACCCGGCGCTCGGCCAGGGGACCTTCGGCGAGTACGCGAACCGCTGGTACGAGGCCCAGGACCTGGCCGCCTCGACCATGCAGAACTACAAGCGCCACATCGAGGAGCACCTGCTTCCCGAGTTTGAGGACAAGGCGCTCGCCGACATCCGGCGCACAGACGTCGGCCTCTGGGAGAAGAAGGAGAGGGCCGTGTACGCGGCCTCCAGCGTCAAGACCTGGCGCTCGACGCTCCACGTGATCTTCGAGGACGCGATCGACGAGGGCCTCATCACGACCAACCCGGCCGCCAGACGGCGCGGACGCGGAAAACGAGCCGGCCACTCCCGCTACCGCGGTCCGGAGAAGGTCGTCACCGACGCGCTCGGCATCCTGCTGACCGCAGAGCGGGCCGCCCTGCTCTCCGGTCGTGACGACGAGTTCGTCGCTGTCGTCCTCAAGGGGTACACCGGCATGCGCTGGGGCGAAATCGTCGGCTTGGAAACCGAGTTCGCGCGCCCCGGCTCCGTTCGCGTCGAGTGGCAACTGTACGAACTCGACACCGGCGAGCTGGTGCGCTGCCCACCCAAGGACGACAGCTACCGCAGCATCGACGCGATGGACTGGCTGTCGGCCCTGGTCGCCAACCACGTCGCCCGCACGAAGCCGAAACCCTGCCCGTGTCACGGCAAGACCTACGTCTTCCGCGGGCAGGGCACGACTCGCATCGACGGCCACCGGGGCGCCAAGCTCGTCGACGTCGCACTGCGTGCCGAAGTCTCCACGGGCACGGTGTCCAACGTCCTCAACCACCCCGACCGCGTCACCGAAGCCAAGCGGGTGAGGGTGGAGCAGGCCATCGCGGACCTGGGGTTCGTGCGGGGCGGAGCGGTCTCGGATCACTCAGCCCACTGGCGCCGAAACGGCTTCGCGACGTGGCTGTTCACCCCGGCGGTCTCCGGCTGGTACCCGAAGAAGGCGCCGCAGGAAGCCCGCCCCGTACCGCTGCTCGGCGAGCCGTGGCCCGGGGTGCCGACCCGTGGACGCGGCGCCGGCGACCGGGCCGAAGCCTGCTGGCTCCCGATCGCCAAGGGCCTCACGCCCCACGGCCTCCGCCACACCCACCGGACCGTGATGGAGGACATGGGCACCGAGAAGGTCCTCATGGACCAACGCATGGGCCACATCGACGGCTCGGTCTCGGCGCGCTACGCCCACGTCACCCCCGGGATGCGCAAACGCCTCATGCTCGGACTGACCGAGCAGTGGGAGACGGCGCTCGACGCCCGGCTGGCCCTGTGCCCGACGTCTCCGGTGCGGGTGCTCAACGATCTCCTGCGCGAACGCGCGTCCATGGCGCGATCTCCTCGCCATCGATCCGTATCCTGCGGGCGATCGCGATGGCGGGGTTCGGCCCGCAGGTGTTGCTGGGGATCCCAGTGA
- a CDS encoding glycosyltransferase family 4 protein yields the protein MAARTRSSQGVAPVPTSEAIPPQRQSGAKGSVGPATATVSLKIAVALHDGYYGCTSGTGFSNRAFLEVLTRTVPRGRLLVMPVHISRSDPSYDPTWVAKTEAMLRQAEAEVVPVPGGRAATAALAGCEALCERVTETARARLADASMAQLIGLDIPFLGLGPHQRADDPFSLLLLPRSTSELASPEDRRRIRWEHNGLTAAVRGGARVAAISHHMRGHLEQVYGIPRHAVVDLPNGLLLSDHENVAPAPLPPQAEAGFLLAMGRAVESKGFEDLLEAVRILGTEGESVPHLLLAPTTHAETLTRYQRRLQAMVRDYAIDATFLPRFSPRYRSWLRSPALQGVVVPSRAEPFGRIPLEAFASGAAPVIATRAGGLTETVVDRVTGFTAEARDPMGLAHAIRRALHISAREREQMRARGRALLTARHDYEAAVRSYLRQYAPWAMALSASSRSGA from the coding sequence ATGGCAGCCCGTACACGCAGTTCCCAGGGCGTGGCCCCCGTTCCGACCAGCGAAGCGATCCCCCCTCAGCGTCAGAGCGGCGCCAAGGGGTCCGTCGGGCCAGCCACAGCCACGGTCTCGCTGAAGATCGCCGTCGCACTGCACGACGGCTACTACGGGTGCACATCGGGCACAGGCTTCAGCAACAGGGCCTTCCTTGAGGTGCTCACGCGGACAGTGCCCCGAGGACGCCTCCTGGTCATGCCCGTTCACATCTCACGCTCCGACCCCAGTTACGACCCCACGTGGGTGGCCAAGACGGAGGCAATGCTGCGGCAGGCCGAGGCCGAGGTCGTTCCTGTTCCGGGTGGCCGAGCGGCGACAGCCGCCCTCGCAGGCTGCGAAGCACTGTGCGAGCGGGTCACGGAAACCGCCCGGGCGCGCCTTGCCGATGCGTCCATGGCCCAACTGATCGGCCTGGACATCCCCTTCCTCGGGCTCGGACCTCACCAACGCGCCGACGATCCGTTCAGCCTCCTTCTCCTGCCCCGGTCGACGAGCGAACTCGCCTCACCGGAAGACCGGCGACGCATCCGCTGGGAGCACAACGGGCTGACGGCGGCGGTCCGTGGCGGTGCACGCGTCGCCGCCATCTCGCACCACATGCGCGGCCATCTTGAGCAGGTCTACGGCATCCCGCGACACGCGGTGGTCGATCTCCCCAACGGCCTGCTCCTGAGCGACCACGAGAACGTGGCCCCGGCTCCGCTGCCGCCGCAAGCCGAAGCGGGGTTCCTGCTGGCCATGGGCCGGGCGGTGGAGAGCAAGGGCTTCGAGGATTTGCTGGAAGCTGTCCGCATCCTCGGTACGGAGGGCGAAAGTGTGCCGCACCTCCTGCTCGCGCCCACAACGCACGCGGAGACCCTGACCCGCTACCAACGGCGACTCCAGGCGATGGTCCGCGACTACGCAATCGACGCGACGTTTCTCCCGCGGTTCTCCCCTCGGTACCGCTCGTGGCTGCGGAGCCCTGCCCTCCAGGGAGTGGTGGTGCCTTCGCGAGCCGAACCGTTCGGGCGGATCCCCCTCGAAGCGTTCGCCTCGGGAGCCGCGCCGGTGATCGCAACTCGGGCGGGCGGGCTCACGGAGACCGTCGTCGACAGGGTGACCGGGTTCACGGCGGAAGCTCGTGACCCCATGGGCCTCGCCCATGCGATCAGGCGGGCGCTCCATATCAGCGCCCGAGAGCGTGAGCAGATGCGTGCGCGCGGCAGGGCGCTGCTCACGGCCCGGCACGACTACGAGGCCGCGGTCCGCTCCTACCTCCGCCAGTACGCCCCTTGGGCAATGGCGCTCAGCGCCTCCTCGAGGAGTGGAGCGTGA
- a CDS encoding D-2-hydroxyacid dehydrogenase, protein MTTTALVALNSPYSFWQLSDRHAEQLRSAFPDVRFLVAHEHGVPVEIRTADVYFGWSFDREWLDASPRLRWTATPSAGVDHWPVAALDAAGVTLTRGYGYHGRPMAEHAIGLLLGFSRGLFTSARLQTRSVWWKDDLAASFFDLHGETLTIVGCGSVGIRLAEVAQALGMHVIGVRRSPPRSEPGGIEWVPTHRVREALPRSRAVVNLLPATCETHGFFDESTFKACRPGTVFINLGRASTVDHDALLDALDTGPLAGAALDVQPSKPPALDDPLRHHPRIVLTPKSAVFSHAYMDRAVAFFRDNLRRFLTGQPLNGAVTPTHGGPYDFH, encoded by the coding sequence GTGACAACCACCGCACTGGTCGCCCTCAACTCCCCTTATTCCTTCTGGCAGTTATCCGATCGGCACGCCGAGCAGTTACGGTCCGCCTTTCCTGACGTCCGCTTCCTGGTCGCCCACGAACACGGCGTCCCTGTCGAGATCCGTACCGCTGACGTCTATTTCGGCTGGTCCTTCGACCGGGAGTGGCTCGATGCCTCCCCACGGCTCCGCTGGACGGCCACCCCGTCCGCAGGCGTCGATCACTGGCCGGTCGCCGCGCTCGATGCCGCGGGCGTCACGCTCACCCGCGGGTACGGCTACCACGGGAGGCCGATGGCCGAGCACGCGATCGGCCTGCTTCTCGGCTTCTCGCGGGGCCTGTTCACGAGTGCACGGCTTCAGACCCGGTCCGTCTGGTGGAAGGACGACCTCGCCGCCAGCTTCTTCGACCTGCACGGCGAGACACTCACGATCGTCGGCTGCGGCTCCGTCGGCATCCGCCTCGCCGAGGTGGCGCAGGCCCTCGGGATGCATGTCATAGGCGTACGGCGCAGCCCTCCTCGCTCCGAACCCGGCGGGATCGAATGGGTGCCGACACACCGTGTTCGTGAAGCACTCCCGCGCTCGCGCGCCGTCGTCAACCTGCTTCCCGCGACCTGCGAGACTCACGGTTTCTTCGACGAGAGCACCTTCAAGGCGTGCCGCCCCGGGACCGTTTTCATAAACCTCGGGCGGGCCAGCACCGTCGACCACGACGCGCTCCTCGACGCACTGGACACCGGCCCGCTGGCCGGCGCCGCCCTCGACGTGCAGCCGAGCAAGCCGCCAGCGCTCGACGACCCGCTCCGCCACCATCCGCGGATCGTGCTCACACCCAAGAGCGCGGTCTTCAGCCACGCCTACATGGACCGGGCAGTCGCCTTCTTCCGCGACAACCTTCGGCGTTTCCTCACCGGCCAGCCCCTCAACGGCGCTGTTACCCCAACTCACGGAGGGCCGTATGACTTCCACTGA
- a CDS encoding radical SAM protein — protein sequence MTSTDQTLSRIDLLRLFAMTGRNHPYMALTLNSLCNRDCVFCKPRCMPDYGHKDETLTVSDYADIANEAGLWGIRKAHCSGGEPTLRADILDIIGALSTGLGDQATVGMTSHGNLRRGLTVDALHDAGLTYLNVSLHSLDPSRSSEIMGGGDSRITRATIDRALELGLKVKINCVLQRSYLDDAFGVAELAKQLPVAVRLIELQRIGPAEALFPTEFVPEAEVRERLHAWFEKAGEVSRTELGVRSPGRYLQPPGWAGSIGFISNSSCATCSDANRIKITPTGIARPCILHNRDIPLKPHLADGTMTDAYAHLFRAILERDSNDAWQGFHYVDYDLRWDRLERPQGVPVLPLLPVAGSTGGGCSLRRPAEEAE from the coding sequence ATGACTTCCACTGATCAGACGTTGTCCAGGATCGACCTGTTGCGACTGTTCGCCATGACTGGTCGGAACCACCCGTACATGGCACTCACGCTGAACTCGCTCTGCAATCGCGACTGCGTCTTCTGCAAGCCGCGGTGCATGCCCGACTACGGGCACAAGGACGAGACGCTCACCGTCTCCGACTACGCGGACATCGCGAACGAGGCCGGCCTCTGGGGCATCCGCAAAGCACACTGCTCGGGAGGGGAGCCGACGCTGCGTGCCGACATCCTCGACATCATCGGGGCGCTCTCCACCGGTCTCGGCGACCAGGCGACCGTCGGTATGACCAGCCACGGCAACCTGCGCCGCGGCCTGACCGTGGACGCGCTGCACGATGCCGGGCTCACGTACCTGAACGTCAGCCTCCACAGCCTCGATCCCTCGCGGTCCTCCGAGATCATGGGTGGCGGCGATTCACGAATTACCCGTGCCACGATCGACCGAGCGCTCGAACTCGGCCTCAAGGTCAAGATCAACTGTGTACTTCAGCGGTCGTATCTGGATGACGCCTTCGGTGTCGCGGAACTCGCCAAGCAACTTCCCGTCGCCGTACGGCTGATCGAGTTGCAGCGCATCGGGCCGGCGGAGGCGCTGTTTCCCACCGAGTTCGTGCCTGAAGCGGAAGTCCGCGAACGCCTCCACGCGTGGTTCGAGAAGGCCGGCGAGGTCTCCCGCACCGAGTTGGGCGTGCGAAGTCCTGGCCGCTATCTCCAGCCGCCCGGTTGGGCCGGCTCCATCGGATTCATCTCCAACTCCTCCTGCGCCACCTGCTCCGATGCCAACCGCATCAAGATCACACCGACCGGCATCGCGAGGCCCTGCATCCTCCACAACCGGGACATCCCCCTGAAGCCGCATCTTGCGGACGGCACCATGACCGACGCCTACGCCCACCTCTTCCGCGCCATACTCGAGCGCGACAGCAACGATGCGTGGCAGGGCTTCCACTACGTCGACTATGACCTGCGCTGGGACCGCCTGGAGCGGCCGCAGGGCGTGCCCGTGCTTCCCCTGTTGCCTGTGGCCGGTAGTACGGGCGGGGGCTGCTCGCTTCGCCGACCCGCAGAGGAGGCCGAGTGA
- a CDS encoding radical SAM protein: MTSSFVLSGTRRTLKTAKIKITTKCNRHCDFCIFAEGGQGENMPLDTFKQVLDRLGQIPFRQLHINGGEPTVHRDFGELSGLARGRFPDQVMVLGSNAITLARNERLLEATLTHYDQVLIGCDEEHDNYDEVRAVIPVLREAGKTVVINSVLEAIAPDRLGQLAALCDEHGAIHVTNHVHHIDVGQPANDLGGLCDRNVDQHLMIEVDGDCYRCFNAMAKNDSEFTVWDDDFAAKVFAPRRKHYDFCLKCHEYRDSGLQVVPALARRTASV, encoded by the coding sequence ATGACCTCCTCCTTCGTGCTTTCTGGTACCCGAAGGACCCTCAAGACCGCGAAGATCAAGATCACGACCAAGTGCAACCGCCACTGCGACTTCTGCATCTTCGCCGAAGGCGGCCAGGGCGAGAACATGCCGCTGGACACGTTCAAGCAGGTCCTCGACCGCCTTGGACAGATCCCGTTCCGCCAGTTGCACATCAACGGCGGAGAACCCACCGTCCACCGCGACTTCGGCGAGCTCAGCGGCCTGGCTCGTGGCCGTTTCCCGGACCAGGTCATGGTGCTCGGCTCCAACGCGATCACCCTAGCCCGCAACGAGCGCCTCCTTGAGGCGACTCTCACGCACTACGACCAGGTCCTCATCGGCTGCGACGAGGAGCACGACAACTACGACGAGGTCCGCGCCGTCATCCCCGTACTCCGGGAAGCCGGAAAGACCGTCGTCATCAACAGCGTGCTGGAGGCCATCGCCCCGGACCGCCTCGGGCAACTGGCCGCCTTGTGCGACGAGCATGGAGCCATCCACGTCACCAACCACGTCCATCACATCGACGTCGGTCAGCCGGCCAACGATCTCGGGGGACTCTGCGACCGTAACGTCGACCAGCACCTCATGATCGAGGTCGACGGCGACTGCTACCGATGCTTCAACGCCATGGCCAAGAACGACAGCGAGTTCACGGTCTGGGACGACGACTTCGCCGCCAAGGTCTTCGCGCCGCGCCGTAAGCACTACGACTTCTGCCTGAAGTGCCACGAGTACAGGGACTCGGGTCTTCAGGTCGTCCCCGCCCTCGCCCGCCGCACGGCATCCGTCTGA